The Primulina tabacum isolate GXHZ01 chromosome 1, ASM2559414v2, whole genome shotgun sequence genome contains the following window.
GCTGTGATCTTGTTTTTCTGGATTCAATTATTGTATTATGAGTACATCTTGTTAGCTCTAGCGTCCCATGTTATATCCGTGTAAAATCAAATGGTCCATGAAAAGTCTCAGGTCTTCACTAGTCAAGTAATGTTTTCAGGGTCAATAAAGAGATTTTACCCTGAAGTTCGAGAAGAcgaatatctttctttttttaaatgttattttcgtATATTGGTGTCTAAATGATCGGAGGAATACTTTTAAATCAGTTCTCTCGGTTTTTCTAATTTTCTATCTCCTTTTTTTGCATTACTTATTCTCTTGACTTTAGTTGGTACCAATGTTAGGCTCAAGCTCTAGTTATTCAGAGAAGGCAAGAGATATTCTTTGTATATAACAGTGTCGGTGTAGTACAGAACAAAGAGACTAGAAAAGTGTAATTAGTCTATCCTGTGATGCACCATAATCCTCATATGTTGCAAGCATCTGATGGCAAAGACCAGATGCAGGGACCTTATTTTTGGCTGTTTTGAAACATTAGCGGTTTCTTATTTTATTCTCCTTTGAAGATAGTCACATGCATCTGCACTAATTTCTCTTACATAGTTCACCTATGGAGCCTAAAGTTTCGATCATGCCACACGAGTAAGCAAGGAGCTCAAACATTCCCAATCATTACCCtcttttttggaaaaagaatttgcATTCGTGCAAATAAGTCAAAGAAGTTTGAATCAAACAGTAAACCTATGAAAAATCAACAACTCTATCGCGGGGCTATTGGTGGCCATCCGTAATTATTACCCTGATTGGTGCTGTGCTTTAACACCTTGAATTTTTGTAGAGTAACTTTACTTGGAGCATGTGCATGAAGTTGGTTACAATCATTATAATATGTAGCATGATGCaagattatttttgttttgattgtTGAGTTCCAAGTTATGCCTCTGCCCTCTTGATACTTTTCCTAAAAGTAAATCttctcaaaataataatacattCACTTGACAAAATAATAATTGCTATGGTGAGATGAGGTAGGAGGTAGGCTTCATGGTTTCTGCACTCACGTGGTCAGTACCATTTTCATCAATGAGAAACCATGGATTTATGACTTTATGTTTGGTTGCAGCTTGATGAAGCATTAACAAGGTTGATGGATACACAAACTGAATTGTCTCGTCATCGTGGCCAGGAAACTCCAATGGCTTCAGAAACTTTAAGAAACTGTATAAGAAAGGTAAATTTGGAAAGTTCAGCGAATCCTGCCGACGCGAGTGGTGATTCTACTCAAAACCAGTTTCAGTACAAACCACAGCTGTTTGGTGTGGATTTGATTAAGTTATCAAGAGATGATCATGGAATTGAAGGAAGATCAGCTAGTGTTGTACGTGAACATAGAGATTCTTCTCGAGAAAAATATCACTCTAAACCACAGCTTGTGATTCCTTCTGTGAATCCAAGCACGTCACATTCAATGACCATGAATGAATCTGGAAATGAAGTTATTGGCAATTCTGGTGCATTTCTTCCTGCGTCAATAGCCACTCAAATCAATAGCAATGGATGGCAAAATGGAGGCAAAGCTCGTAAAACATTTTCGGAGCAAGAAAATATGGAATCTCAACCTAAAGGAACGAAAAAGAAGCATGGTAATTGCTATGTAACTTTACATATTAGGCATCATTCAGGTTATACTCTATTTCATTCCATGCATTACCAAAAGCACTTATTTTACCGTAACATATGCGAGACATATGCAGAAGGCTGCCCTTGTGaggaaaaacaaacaaaaaataaagaataaatcaaGACATGGACACACATAATTTATGTGAACCTTACATATTTCAGAAGGACAAATagcggctgcggctgcggcaaaACAATCTTTAGTATTAATGAGAATTGAGGGTGAAAAAAATGCTCATGCACGTAGGATACTCTCGTGCCACAATGTGAAATTATCATAATCTTCATTATTTGAACTCATATTTAAGTTTTCTGCCCATTCAGATGTAACATTTGAGCTGGATTTgtgggttttatttaaattattggactTGCATCCTTGTTCGGTGATAATCGTAATTGAGGAGTGTAATCTGGTAGTCTTTTAAAGTTTCACATTTTTGCATGATATTATGGCTACTAAATAATATTATCCACAATCATATCTTTGTGAATACAGAGAAGAAAGAAGATAAAGACTTGGTTCCGTTGATAGGAAGCATGGCTTCATCACAAAGATTCCATTGCGAGGCTGTTCTTATATCTAGTCAACACAAAAGAAGGCTGAGAAGCCTTGAGCTTTGTCCGACTAGTGATAATTTGTTTGTGACCAGGTGATTTGATCATTCCCGATTTCTCACAGGAATAACAAAAATTAGAATTGATGGAGATTGTGGCCCTCTTGAATTCATGATACAACCTAGGATGTTGTGATGTTGGTTGCTCTGTgcgaaagaaaagaaaaagatcaAGGcggaaatttaatttttttagttttatttttgttattatgcATAATATCAGTAGATTTGCATGCCACTGGTTCAATAATCTACACATTACCTGGAATGCATATTAATAACTCTCTCAGCACATTTGAAAGGTTTGAGCCATAAGGAAACTTCGCTTTTTGTTACAATTCATCTTGTTGGAAAGTTCAATAATCAACAGTTCTCCCACTTCAGAATTAGTGATGTTTGCTAAATGTATAAATCGTGTTCAAACAAAGTTGAGAGTGTTACTTTTACTAATGTATGGGTTAAGTTCACGACAAAGTTAAGGATAAAAActatattattttgaaagattattatttacCAGGATGAAATCTTGAAGCTTAATGTTGTATATTGTACCTATCTTCTTTTAATAGTTTTCTATTGGCAGCATGGTAAAGTTGCCCATCTGTCACGTACTTCTAATGCTTCTttcatatcaaatattaacattatGATTGCACTGTAGCACAAAAATGAGCACAACCAGTTGGTGATCTCTGCATCATGTTGAAAGGGCTCTCCTCATTTTTCTCAGGGATTTTTTGTGGCTTTCTTGTTCAACCGTCAATTTATGTTTTCACAATACTATCAAATGATTTAGATCCAAAATTCTTGCTCTTTTGGCAGACCTAATATAAGTTTAAAATATCCTGTGTAATTTTGTTCTTCACTTTTGGCAACTGGATAAGTTGGATTGGTGGACATGGTGGTGACATGCATGATATCTCAACAAAGCTATACGCTTTATGGCATGTTTAGTTTGTCATctttttctttgagaatgtaTGTTTCAGACATGTCTATGTTTTACATGTTAATCAGAGATTGTATGCTCAATTTTCCTTGTCAGTATTGCCATGCTCtgttgattttattatttttcttcgTCTATAGTATAATTTTGAATGTTGCATTGAATTAAGAAAGTCTGAAAATATGTTTCAGTCACAAATTATCAGAAAGAGAATGCAATTGCACCCGACACATTTGGCCATGTCTTGAATTCAACATCAAATTATAGTTTTTCTTTTACTTTTTTTACTTATCCTCTTAAACATAAGTTTTTTACAGACTACCATGCACTGGCCAACAGTATTTGATTCGGTTTTGCCATTtgcatttttcaaaaatcttaTCTGTTGTTAGCATTGCAAATTTTCAATTACATATGACTAAAACCTTTTGGTCTTAAACTGCCTCATAACTCTCTTGATGGTATTTCCACTTGATAAGTTTGAATGATTTGCAGTGCGTTGGATGGAGTGGTTAATCTGTGGCAAATCCAGGGGAAAGGGTAAGTATTATTGGAAGCAAATTTAGTCGCATCAGATCTCTTTGATCTCATACTTTTGTTCCTTTATAATGCTTTCAGTATGCGTGTTTCAATCATAGCTTGGATACTAACATACGTTTCAGATTTGCGTTGTTCGGCACATGTTTTTCAGTTATTACTTGGCAAGTGATGTAGGTTTATAACTTGAACTgaactcttaacataaaaagtgcAGTGCTGGTGTCGATCTTCTAAGTATTTCTGAATGTCAATCCAACAAGCAAAGGAGATGGCCAGAAGATATAGCTTGGCATCCACAGGCAAATAGACTTTTTTCGGTTTATACTGCTGATGGTGGGGATTCTCAGATATCAATTCTGGAACTGAATGAAGGAAATGATGTAAGGATCTCAAGTCATGGTGCTATTATCCTGTAATGCTGTTATTGTAAAGTGTATACGTGCATGCTGTAATTTAGTGGCTATTGAGTCTGTTTTTTATGCACTTTATTTTTAGTTACCACCTCTGTGAAGTCAAcctcagtttcagttttggtttCATAGAGAACACGGGTAAGCTTTCTTGAAGACAAGCCTCACGTTAAAGGCATAATAAACAGCATAAACTTCATGCCATGGGACAAAACATGCTTCGTTACTGGTGGCAGCGATCATGATGTAGTTCTTTGGACTGAACGTGATAAGGAAGGCTCATGGAAACCTAATTCATTACACAGAAGTATCCATACCAGTGCTGTAATGGGGGTTGCTGGATTGCGGGATAAGAATGTTGTAATGTCTGCTGGTGCAGACAAAAGAATAATTGGATTTGATACGACATCTGGGACTGTTGTTTACAAGTATCAGACCGAAAGCAAATGCATGAGTGTTCTAACTAATCCATGCGACTTCAACCTCTTTATGGTTCAGACAGGGTAAGTTTTCTCAAAGTTCTTATTAATAGGTCATCTATtatcttcttttctttttctctgcCAAGCATATATTACTGTACTCCAGAAAAACTGCCTGCCGACTCATTCAAAATATCTTGAGATTTGTTGACAACGATGGTTGAGTCAAGATTGGGTAGTAAATTCAGCCAAGTTCAACTAGTTTTTATTCGATGAGTAACTTGTGAAGCTAGgccaactttttttttttggttaccATCTGAAGTCAACCAAATTCAACCGGATGTAATGTCTGTGCTTGCAGGACCCCAGGGCGGCAGCTTAAACTAATTGATTTCAGAGCGAAGCCCCAGGAGATCCATAGTCTCGGGTGGAACCAAGAGAGTGGTGAGTCACAGTCGGCTCTCATCAGTCAGGCGTGGTCTCCGGATGGTGTATGCATAAGTTCTGGCTCAGGGGATCCCCTAATTCACATCTTTGACATCAGACATAATGCTCAGAAACCATTGGAGTCACTAAGAGCCCATCATAAACGAGTTCTTAAAGCTGTATGGCACAACACTCTCCCTCTCCTCATTTCAATTTCTTCCGACTTGAACATTGGACTGCACACACTGATCAAATAATCTTGAACCTGCCTGCCCGTTGATGCTGGCATATGCTAGCTTTGTGGGCATGAAattgtttcgaattttatgttGCATAAATTTATACAGATTTTTAACTGATAGTATTATCATGAAATCAATCGATTAAACCTAAGATTCAAAGGGTCATGATTAGCAAACTCAaaaagtcaaaaaaaaaaaaatagttttaaataaACACGATACTTCTTATATTTATAAATGTTAGATGtttctcaaaaaaataaaaatattagagaaCTGACACGTGTGTTGtccaatatataaatttatggATTCCAATAAGCCCCTCAACTAACTATGCTTTCTCACCTCTAGATGCAAAGGTTAATTTTTTTGTTCGAATTTCACTGTTTCTCCCGGTTAATCTCGCATTATCTTGGGGCAAGGAGAATGCGTAGTTTTTTTTACACCTATGTAccaattaaaattatattattttccaaACACAAATAGAAGGATAAATTGAGTCACTTATTTCTACATTAAAACAAAACacaatgaaatataaaaaataaaataaaatggaagTTCACATACATGAATAATGAGGGGATGTATTTAATTGGTTAAATGACAATAATAATCGACAATGACGATAAAGGGAAGCCTAACTTTAGCAGACACAATCATGAAAATACCACTTCTGTCCAATTATAAAAAGAGTGCATCCCCCACGCCTCACGAAACTCATTACTACCCAACCCGCCTTGAAGCACGGGACATCCCAACAAACTTCCACCTATCATACATTCATACTTCCCTATctcactttttttttaaaaaaaaaaaaaatcttacatCCTATCTTCTCCTAATGATTGGTTtgtttgaaaatatatatactcTATTTTCTTTGTTAAATCATGTCAAAACGACGGCAGATATAGATCGAGTCGATCGTctcatgattaaaaatacataAGATTATCTCACAGAAATTTAGTGTTAGAGTTCTATGACATTATATCAGTTTTTGTAGAGATTTAGCAAAAATTATACTTTCTAAAGTGACATGAAACTTGAGTGAGTGAGGAAATAAATATTGATGTAGCATGGATATTCTCACTTTCTTGCCGATTAATCCCCTATTGATCTTGTCAACAAACCTGTTAATTAAGAGAAAACTTTATTAATTCTTGACTAACCCATTTCATAAACATAGAATTCAAAGTAAAcattttgatttcaataaaaGTAAAACACGTTTTCGAGATATTTATACGATATCTAACCACAATTATATCGTATCTCAAAAATGTTAACACTATATTACAATTAGTGTTTGATCAAATCTAACGTCAAATACGTTCCAATAAAAATAAGGGAGAAAGAAGGATCCATACAAATCCAAgcatttcattttctttttggtctttttctttttctccttTTCCAATCTGTTTTCTCTATCGGTATCAATCTCCCCCAAAGTTCACAAAAGATGGGCTAAAAAATTTGCCCAAGCTCAAGAATCCCACAAATCAACATCACACAATCCCTCATTCCAAAACCAAAACGCAAACTTAAAAACCTTCCCATgcatatacacacatatatgtTGATGAAAGTCCAATCTACTAATTAGTTTCTCAAAGGGTAAAATCTTGGTGTCGACAAAGGAAATGGAGTAGGGTTTGGGGTGGTGGGGGTGGAATCTATGTTAGTGAGCTTGCCGCCATTCTGGGGTGCGGAGGCGAGTTGTTGGCGTTCGCAAGACGGGCATATGGTGAGGGTGGTGGCGAAGTAGAATGGGTTGGAGTTAGGAGTCTTGAGAGCTCTCAAATCTTGCAACTCTTCGTAGAGCCTTGCGTTTTCTTCGCTCAGAGTCTTGCAACATCTCTTCAAGTACTCGCAATCCACCTCGTTTTGCTTCAACTTGGTCCTGCATATTGTGCCAAACGTGTTCATTAGTGCGTGTTACGTGACATGAAATATATACAATGAATGAATGAATGATAAGAGGATCGATTCACAAACCTCGCCCTTCTGTTCTGAAACCATACTTCTACCTGTCGAGGCCTCAGATTAAGCTGATTTGCTAGAGCAAGCTTTTGCTTCTGcaacacaaaaaataaaaattggaaGCACTTATTTATATGCATAGATTAGAAAGAGAATAAGATGAGTTATTTTcgaagaaaaatataatattttttatttttattttttagcatGTATGTATAATgcttgtgtgtgtgtatattgaCTCACAGGATTGAGAGTAGGGTGTTCTTTAAAGCTTTGTTCGAGAAAAACAGACTGTTGTTTGGAAAGCCTGAGTTTTTTTCTTGTGTTGCCATCATCGTCATCACTTGCTCTAAACGATTCTCTCTCGTTTCCCGTGGCTTCAAAATCTCTCTTGTTACCAAAATCCATCTGGAACAGTAACCCTTCGCTGTTCGCCGTCGAGACTTCTTCTGCGGCCGCCGGTAGTCTGTTCACGTCCAACCGCCTCGTTGCCGGTGGCTTTTTATCCCTCGAAGAATCATTTTCGGAGCTCCCTGGAAAAACCCACAAAGAATATTTATTCTAAACGAAATTAATATTGTTCATCACGAATCACCGGAACTTCAGAGATTAACGCATAAAATACACAGTAATCACATAAAAACCACTAATACCAGTATCAAATTTCAGCCATCAGATGAATTATTAAAATACCATTATCGGATGACCAAGGTAAGGATTCAACATGTGTCGAAATCTCGCGAGGAACAGGAGAAAAAAGGAGAAGATTAAGCTGAAGCGATGCCTCCCCTTGATCACTGCCAACTCCTTCTGATAAATGATCATCTTCATTTTCACCATTTTCTTCATCAATTCCTCGACTTCTCTCCATTTCTTGATTGAGTCTCAAATCGATGCCCAAGTTTAATCCACCAGTTGATCTCTTGATTTTGGTAAATGCTCTCTGCACCTCTTGAGTGCTGTTTTCTTGCAAGAACCTCATGGGTTCCGATGCATCTCCTAAGCGTAAGCCTAATTCCATAGCTCATAACACAAATCAATGGAGAAATGAATTAGAGAGAGCTGGGTTAAAGAGAtgaagaacaagaagaagaaaaggTTTTTGGATTGAATGAGTGGAAAGAGTCTTTATACAGAAGTTATCCTTCCATGAAATTATTTAATGGCAAACAAAGAAATAGAGAACAAGGAGCAGGAGTAGACCAAACATGCACAGACTTGTTCCCTTTCCAAATTAATTCTTTATATTAGTTATTGTGCACACGCATTGCAGtgtgtataatttttttatcattatcgatgaactaaagtgaaatttgacaaatcatggaaataaaagtgtgtgttgaaatttaaaaaaaaaaacaaaaaacaaaagtgtaatattagtatcatataagggtaaaactGGAAAACAAATTTGGTGTCCTCCTTAGTTAGTTATTATCATGttctcacacttaataatatagaaGTATAAATATGtctatattttctttttatttttattattattattaatattattatataattagtTGATAATATATTAATGAGTTTTTGTGAGTGACGATGAAATGTCATTTACTTTTGCTCCTTTATAAGGTTTTGGTGTGTGAAAAATGGAGCATTAAGAATAATAATGGTGATTATTAGTATAATGAGGTCGTTTGACCGAAAGAGCACACGTGAAAGTCTCCAATTTTTATGTGGTTCCAATTACAAGATTTTGGGGGACCCTTGCCCATTTCTCATTCAAacctaattattatttttctatgttaaattaaagatttcgaaaaaaaaattgagaactTTGCTGCTAAAccaaattgtatatatatataagatcaAATGTGTTAGGAGTAATTTTCGGATTGAAAAAAGGGTTTCACCAAAATTTAGTTAAGTATTAAGGTTTCTTCCTTAATTAATACTAAGTTATAATTAGTGATACAA
Protein-coding sequences here:
- the LOC142551735 gene encoding uncharacterized protein LOC142551735 isoform X1, with the translated sequence MRGLPFPKKPKIEILKLEDEEEEYGDGTTEERSWKDQEAALEVLVELRTKEVEQLRERVAYYKFQLDEALTRLMDTQTELSRHRGQETPMASETLRNCIRKVNLESSANPADASGDSTQNQFQYKPQLFGVDLIKLSRDDHGIEGRSASVVREHRDSSREKYHSKPQLVIPSVNPSTSHSMTMNESGNEVIGNSGAFLPASIATQINSNGWQNGGKARKTFSEQENMESQPKGTKKKHEKKEDKDLVPLIGSMASSQRFHCEAVLISSQHKRRLRSLELCPTSDNLFVTSALDGVVNLWQIQGKGAGVDLLSISECQSNKQRRWPEDIAWHPQANRLFSVYTADGGDSQISILELNEGNDRTRVSFLEDKPHVKGIINSINFMPWDKTCFVTGGSDHDVVLWTERDKEGSWKPNSLHRSIHTSAVMGVAGLRDKNVVMSAGADKRIIGFDTTSGTVVYKYQTESKCMSVLTNPCDFNLFMVQTGTPGRQLKLIDFRAKPQEIHSLGWNQESGESQSALISQAWSPDGVCISSGSGDPLIHIFDIRHNAQKPLESLRAHHKRVLKAVWHNTLPLLISISSDLNIGLHTLIK
- the LOC142551735 gene encoding uncharacterized protein LOC142551735 isoform X2; the protein is MLQHRDDQVSDVLRLDEALTRLMDTQTELSRHRGQETPMASETLRNCIRKVNLESSANPADASGDSTQNQFQYKPQLFGVDLIKLSRDDHGIEGRSASVVREHRDSSREKYHSKPQLVIPSVNPSTSHSMTMNESGNEVIGNSGAFLPASIATQINSNGWQNGGKARKTFSEQENMESQPKGTKKKHEKKEDKDLVPLIGSMASSQRFHCEAVLISSQHKRRLRSLELCPTSDNLFVTSALDGVVNLWQIQGKGAGVDLLSISECQSNKQRRWPEDIAWHPQANRLFSVYTADGGDSQISILELNEGNDRTRVSFLEDKPHVKGIINSINFMPWDKTCFVTGGSDHDVVLWTERDKEGSWKPNSLHRSIHTSAVMGVAGLRDKNVVMSAGADKRIIGFDTTSGTVVYKYQTESKCMSVLTNPCDFNLFMVQTGTPGRQLKLIDFRAKPQEIHSLGWNQESGESQSALISQAWSPDGVCISSGSGDPLIHIFDIRHNAQKPLESLRAHHKRVLKAVWHNTLPLLISISSDLNIGLHTLIK
- the LOC142551751 gene encoding homeobox-leucine zipper protein HAT4-like — translated: MELGLRLGDASEPMRFLQENSTQEVQRAFTKIKRSTGGLNLGIDLRLNQEMERSRGIDEENGENEDDHLSEGVGSDQGEASLQLNLLLFSPVPREISTHVESLPWSSDNGSSENDSSRDKKPPATRRLDVNRLPAAAEEVSTANSEGLLFQMDFGNKRDFEATGNERESFRASDDDDGNTRKKLRLSKQQSVFLEQSFKEHPTLNPKQKLALANQLNLRPRQVEVWFQNRRARTKLKQNEVDCEYLKRCCKTLSEENARLYEELQDLRALKTPNSNPFYFATTLTICPSCERQQLASAPQNGGKLTNIDSTPTTPNPTPFPLSTPRFYPLRN